The proteins below come from a single Pandoraea apista genomic window:
- a CDS encoding LysR substrate-binding domain-containing protein — protein sequence MTLTELKYIVAVARERHFGRAAEACFVSQPTLSVAIKKLEDELNVQIFERGAAEVSVTPLGEQIVAQAQRVLEQTIAIKEIAKQGRDPLAGPLRLGVIYTIGPYLLPSLVKEMIETTAQMPLMLQENYTLKLIELLKQGEIDAAIMALPFPESGLMVRPLYDEPFVVALPRSHPWAERTQIDASDLKQETMLLLGSGHCFRDHVLGVCPELMRFSQNADGIQKTFEGSSLETIRHMVASGVGITVLPKTSVPETQAPDSLLRYVPFSAPVPDRRVVLAWRKSFTRLPAIEAVAQAIARCHLPGVIPLDLPATSN from the coding sequence ATGACCCTCACGGAACTCAAGTACATCGTGGCGGTGGCGCGTGAACGCCATTTCGGTCGCGCGGCGGAAGCCTGTTTCGTCAGCCAGCCGACGCTCTCGGTGGCCATCAAAAAGCTCGAAGACGAGCTGAACGTACAGATTTTCGAGCGTGGCGCGGCAGAAGTGAGCGTGACGCCCCTCGGCGAGCAGATCGTTGCGCAGGCGCAGCGTGTGCTCGAGCAGACCATCGCCATCAAGGAAATTGCCAAGCAGGGTCGCGATCCGCTCGCCGGACCGCTGCGGCTGGGCGTGATCTACACGATCGGGCCGTATCTGCTGCCCTCACTCGTCAAAGAGATGATCGAGACCACGGCGCAGATGCCGTTGATGCTGCAAGAGAACTACACGCTCAAGCTCATCGAATTGCTCAAGCAAGGCGAGATCGACGCGGCGATCATGGCGCTGCCGTTCCCCGAGAGCGGTCTGATGGTGCGTCCGCTCTACGACGAGCCGTTCGTGGTGGCGCTGCCGCGCTCGCACCCGTGGGCCGAGCGTACGCAGATCGACGCCAGCGACCTCAAGCAGGAGACGATGCTGCTTCTCGGCAGCGGACATTGCTTCCGCGATCATGTGCTCGGTGTGTGTCCGGAGTTGATGCGCTTCTCGCAAAACGCCGACGGCATTCAGAAGACGTTCGAAGGCTCTTCGCTCGAGACGATTCGCCATATGGTCGCGAGCGGTGTCGGCATCACCGTGCTGCCGAAGACGTCGGTGCCCGAGACGCAGGCCCCCGACAGCTTGCTGCGCTATGTGCCGTTCTCTGCACCAGTGCCTGACCGCCGCGTCGTGCTCGCGTGGCGCAAGAGTTTCACGCGTCTGCCGGCCATCGAAGCGGTGGCGCAGGCCATTGCCCGCTGCCATCTGCCCGGCGTGATCCCGCTCGACCTGCCCGCGACATCGAACTGA
- the recG gene encoding ATP-dependent DNA helicase RecG, with translation MTERRMPATAPDDAPADLVDLADAAGTQADASPRPAAKRARRTSAQVDTQTGAEASTSARSEKIPAASKSAKSSKEAKPAKPAARKTAGSGTADKLAKLGLKRDIDLILHLPMRYEDETTLRKIGEVLPSELAQVEGVVTSSEVAYRPRRQWVVRIADEGDELVLRFLNFYGSQQKQLAIGTRVRVRGEVRGGFFGLEMVHPAYRVVQDAAAPLPESLTPVYPSAAGLSQAYLRKAIHNAMERTPLPELLPPGLLQHAIGPDHPLPALADAVRLLHAPPPDVSETALIERSHPAWLRIKCEELLAQQLSLKRAQAARRRLAAPSFGKPVPGGLLARFEAALPFRLTGAQQRVWAEIQADLAEPHPMQRLLQGDVGSGKTIIAALAAAQAIDAGFQAAIMAPTEILAEQHLRKLSAWLTPLGVEVAWLAGSMKAKEKREALARVASGEAQLVIGTHAIIQDTVTFARLGMAVVDEQHRFGVAQRLALRSKMQTAGVGPNAMPHQLMMSATPIPRTLAMTYYADLDVSVIDELPPGRSPVVTKLISDSRRPEVIDRVRAAALAGRQVYWVCPLIEESEALQLQTAVDTHAQLVAALPELRVGLVHGRLSPAEKAAVMDDFTRGDTHLLVATTVIEVGVDVPNASLMVIEHAERFGLAQLHQLRGRVGRGSAESVCLLMYASPLSMGAKARLQTMRETTDGFVIARRDLEIRGPGEFLGARQSGAAMLRFVDLNEDAWLIPGAQEAADALLKSHPGAVAAHLERWLGAREDYLKA, from the coding sequence ATGACCGAACGCAGAATGCCCGCCACCGCGCCTGACGACGCCCCTGCCGACCTCGTGGATCTTGCCGATGCCGCAGGCACGCAGGCAGACGCCTCGCCACGCCCCGCTGCGAAACGCGCGCGGCGCACGTCCGCTCAGGTCGACACGCAGACCGGCGCCGAGGCGTCAACGTCAGCCAGATCGGAAAAGATCCCGGCAGCTTCCAAGTCAGCGAAATCGTCAAAAGAGGCCAAGCCCGCAAAGCCCGCCGCGCGCAAGACGGCCGGTTCCGGCACGGCCGACAAGCTCGCCAAGCTTGGGCTGAAGCGCGACATCGATCTGATCCTGCATCTGCCGATGCGCTACGAGGACGAAACCACGTTGCGCAAGATCGGCGAAGTGCTGCCCAGCGAACTGGCGCAGGTCGAAGGCGTGGTGACGTCGAGCGAAGTGGCGTATCGGCCGCGTCGTCAGTGGGTGGTACGCATTGCGGACGAAGGCGACGAACTCGTACTGCGGTTTCTGAATTTTTACGGTAGTCAGCAAAAGCAACTCGCCATTGGCACCCGCGTGCGCGTGCGGGGCGAAGTGCGCGGCGGCTTTTTCGGACTGGAGATGGTGCACCCGGCGTATCGCGTGGTGCAAGATGCGGCGGCGCCGCTGCCGGAATCCCTCACGCCGGTGTATCCGAGCGCGGCCGGGCTGTCGCAAGCCTACCTGCGCAAAGCGATTCACAACGCCATGGAGCGCACGCCGCTGCCGGAGTTATTGCCACCCGGACTGCTTCAGCACGCCATCGGTCCCGATCATCCGCTTCCGGCGTTGGCCGATGCGGTGCGTTTGCTGCATGCGCCGCCGCCTGATGTGTCGGAGACGGCACTCATCGAGCGTTCGCATCCGGCATGGCTACGGATCAAGTGCGAGGAACTGCTCGCGCAGCAACTCTCGCTCAAGCGGGCGCAGGCGGCGCGCCGGCGTCTGGCGGCGCCGTCCTTCGGCAAGCCTGTGCCGGGTGGTCTGCTCGCGCGCTTCGAAGCCGCACTGCCGTTCCGGCTGACCGGCGCACAGCAACGGGTGTGGGCCGAGATTCAGGCCGACCTAGCGGAACCGCATCCGATGCAGCGTCTCTTACAGGGCGACGTGGGCAGCGGCAAGACGATCATTGCAGCGCTGGCGGCGGCGCAGGCCATCGACGCCGGTTTTCAGGCGGCCATCATGGCACCGACCGAGATTCTTGCGGAACAGCATCTGCGCAAGCTCTCGGCGTGGCTCACGCCGCTGGGCGTGGAGGTCGCGTGGCTGGCCGGCAGCATGAAGGCGAAAGAGAAACGCGAGGCGCTGGCGCGCGTGGCGAGCGGCGAGGCACAACTCGTCATTGGCACGCACGCCATCATTCAGGACACGGTCACATTCGCGCGTCTGGGCATGGCGGTCGTCGACGAACAACACCGCTTCGGGGTGGCGCAACGTCTGGCCTTGCGCAGCAAGATGCAGACGGCCGGCGTAGGCCCGAACGCCATGCCGCATCAGTTGATGATGAGCGCCACGCCCATTCCGCGCACGCTCGCCATGACCTACTACGCCGACCTCGATGTCTCTGTGATCGACGAGTTGCCCCCGGGCCGCAGCCCGGTCGTTACGAAACTGATCAGCGACTCGCGCCGCCCCGAAGTGATCGACCGCGTTCGCGCGGCGGCGCTGGCCGGGCGTCAGGTGTATTGGGTTTGTCCGCTGATCGAGGAAAGCGAGGCGCTGCAATTGCAGACGGCCGTCGACACGCACGCCCAATTGGTGGCGGCGCTGCCCGAACTGCGTGTGGGGCTCGTCCATGGGCGATTGTCCCCGGCGGAGAAGGCCGCGGTGATGGACGACTTCACGCGTGGCGACACGCATCTGCTGGTGGCAACCACGGTCATCGAAGTGGGCGTGGATGTCCCTAACGCCTCGCTGATGGTGATCGAACACGCCGAGCGCTTCGGGCTCGCGCAATTGCATCAGTTAAGAGGGCGGGTCGGGCGGGGCTCGGCGGAGTCCGTCTGCCTGTTGATGTATGCGTCGCCGTTATCGATGGGCGCGAAGGCGCGCCTGCAAACGATGCGCGAGACGACCGACGGCTTTGTCATTGCCCGGCGCGATCTGGAAATCCGCGGGCCGGGCGAGTTTCTCGGGGCGCGTCAGTCGGGCGCGGCCATGCTGCGTTTCGTCGATCTGAACGAGGACGCGTGGTTGATCCCGGGCGCGCAGGAGGCGGCCGATGCGCTGCTGAAGTCTCATCCTGGTGCCGTGGCGGCGCATCTGGAGCGCTGGCTCGGGGCGCGGGAAGACTATCTCAAGGCGTGA
- the queA gene encoding tRNA preQ1(34) S-adenosylmethionine ribosyltransferase-isomerase QueA translates to MYTLSDFDFDLPPELIAQTALAERTASRLLEVDGSVTPPHLYDRHFADLPGLLAPGDLLVFNDTRVIKARLFGQKASGGKIEVLVERVIDNRTALAQIRASKSPAPGTVLRLADAFDVTVGERVEPFYTLHFPEDCYTLLETYGRLPLPPYIEHDADAADETRYQTVYARNPGAVAAPTAGLHFDNALFARLDALGVQRAALTLHVGAGTFQPVRVENIGEHKMHSEWYEITPSLVDAVAATRARGGRVIAVGTTSMRALESAAQAALAAGGAPGTLRAGSAETDIFITPGYRFQLVDRLVTNFHLPKSTLLMLVSAFSGVETIRAAYRHAIEQRYRFFSYGDAMILSREELRDTPRAAA, encoded by the coding sequence ATGTATACCCTTTCCGATTTCGATTTCGACCTGCCGCCCGAACTGATCGCGCAGACCGCCCTCGCCGAGCGCACCGCCAGCCGCTTGCTGGAGGTCGACGGCAGTGTCACGCCGCCCCATCTGTACGACCGGCACTTCGCCGATCTGCCCGGCCTGCTCGCGCCCGGCGACCTGCTCGTGTTCAACGACACCCGCGTCATCAAGGCCCGCCTGTTCGGCCAGAAGGCCAGCGGAGGCAAGATTGAAGTGCTCGTCGAGCGCGTGATCGACAACCGTACCGCCCTCGCCCAGATCCGGGCGAGCAAGAGCCCCGCGCCCGGCACCGTGCTGCGTCTGGCCGATGCTTTCGACGTGACGGTCGGCGAGCGCGTCGAGCCGTTCTACACGCTGCACTTTCCGGAAGACTGCTATACGTTGCTCGAGACCTACGGCCGCCTGCCGCTGCCGCCGTATATCGAACACGATGCCGATGCCGCCGACGAAACCCGCTACCAGACCGTCTACGCCCGCAATCCGGGTGCGGTGGCTGCGCCCACGGCGGGGCTGCACTTCGACAACGCCCTCTTTGCCCGCCTCGACGCGCTCGGCGTGCAACGCGCCGCGCTCACGTTGCATGTTGGCGCGGGCACGTTCCAGCCGGTGCGGGTGGAAAACATCGGCGAACACAAGATGCATTCGGAGTGGTACGAGATCACGCCGTCGCTGGTCGACGCCGTGGCTGCCACCCGGGCGCGCGGCGGGCGTGTGATTGCCGTGGGCACGACCTCGATGCGTGCGCTGGAGTCTGCGGCACAGGCTGCACTGGCCGCCGGCGGTGCGCCGGGCACCTTGCGCGCCGGGAGCGCCGAGACGGACATCTTCATCACGCCGGGCTACCGTTTCCAACTGGTCGATCGCCTCGTCACCAACTTCCATCTGCCCAAATCGACGCTGCTCATGCTGGTCTCCGCCTTTTCTGGCGTCGAGACGATCCGCGCGGCCTACCGCCACGCCATTGAGCAGCGCTACCGCTTCTTCAGCTATGGCGACGCCATGATCCTCTCGCGCGAAGAACTGCGCGACACCCCGAGGGCGGCTGCCTGA
- the tgt gene encoding tRNA guanosine(34) transglycosylase Tgt encodes MLKFELITTDGQARRGRVTLNHGVVETPIFMPVGTYGSVKAMSPAELVENNAQIILGNTFHLWLRPGLETIAAHGGLHRFMGWDRPILTDSGGFQVFSLGELRKISEDGVKFASPVNGDRLFLSPEISMQIQRVLNSDIVMQFDECTPYEIDGRPATEVEAGQSMRMSLRWAKRSIDEFNRLENPNALFGIVQGGMYEHLRDESLAGLSELDFHGYAIGGLSVGEPKEDMMRVLEHVAPRLPANKPHYLMGVGTPEDLVAGVAAGVDMFDCVMPTRNARNGWLFTRFGDLKIRNASHKSDTRPLDETCGCYTCRNFSRAYLHHLQRAGEILGARLNTIHNLHYYLTLMQEIRDAIEAHRFDAFVTQFRADRARGVQ; translated from the coding sequence ATGCTCAAGTTCGAACTCATCACCACCGACGGGCAAGCCCGCCGGGGGCGCGTCACGCTCAACCACGGCGTGGTCGAGACGCCCATCTTCATGCCGGTCGGCACCTACGGCTCGGTCAAGGCGATGTCGCCGGCCGAACTCGTCGAAAACAACGCCCAGATCATCCTCGGCAATACCTTCCACCTGTGGCTGCGCCCGGGGCTGGAGACGATCGCCGCGCACGGCGGCCTGCACCGCTTCATGGGCTGGGACCGCCCGATTCTTACGGATTCCGGGGGCTTTCAGGTGTTCAGCCTGGGCGAACTGCGCAAAATCAGCGAAGACGGCGTGAAATTTGCCTCGCCGGTGAACGGCGACCGCCTCTTCCTCTCGCCGGAAATCTCGATGCAGATCCAGCGCGTGCTCAATTCGGACATCGTCATGCAGTTCGACGAATGCACGCCGTACGAGATCGACGGCCGCCCGGCCACCGAAGTCGAGGCAGGCCAGTCCATGCGCATGTCGCTGCGCTGGGCCAAACGCTCCATCGATGAATTCAACCGCCTGGAGAACCCGAATGCGCTGTTCGGGATCGTGCAGGGCGGCATGTACGAACATTTGCGTGACGAATCGCTCGCCGGGCTGTCCGAGCTGGACTTCCACGGGTACGCGATTGGCGGGCTGTCGGTCGGCGAGCCGAAGGAAGACATGATGCGCGTGCTCGAGCACGTGGCGCCGCGTCTGCCGGCGAACAAGCCGCATTACCTGATGGGGGTAGGCACGCCGGAAGATCTCGTGGCCGGCGTGGCGGCGGGCGTAGACATGTTCGACTGCGTGATGCCTACGCGTAACGCCCGTAACGGCTGGCTCTTCACGCGATTTGGCGACCTGAAGATCCGTAACGCCTCGCACAAGAGCGACACGCGCCCGCTGGACGAAACTTGCGGCTGTTACACCTGTCGAAACTTCTCGCGCGCCTATCTGCACCACTTGCAGCGAGCCGGGGAGATTCTGGGCGCGCGGCTCAACACCATCCACAACCTGCATTACTATCTCACGCTGATGCAGGAAATCCGGGATGCCATTGAAGCCCACCGTTTCGACGCATTCGTCACCCAGTTCCGGGCCGATCGCGCGCGCGGCGTGCAGTAA
- the yajC gene encoding preprotein translocase subunit YajC produces the protein MSFLPLVLMFVVLYFIMIRPQMKRQKETRNMLAALAKGDEVVTSGGLAGRISKVGETFVTVEIAENVEINVQKGAITTLLPKGTLKAL, from the coding sequence ATGAGCTTCTTGCCGCTCGTGCTGATGTTCGTGGTGTTGTACTTCATCATGATTCGTCCGCAAATGAAGCGCCAGAAGGAAACGCGCAATATGCTGGCCGCGCTCGCCAAGGGCGACGAAGTCGTGACCTCGGGCGGCCTCGCCGGTCGTATCTCGAAGGTCGGCGAGACCTTCGTGACCGTGGAGATCGCCGAGAACGTCGAGATCAACGTGCAAAAGGGCGCCATTACCACCCTGCTGCCGAAGGGCACCCTCAAGGCGCTCTGA
- the secD gene encoding protein translocase subunit SecD, with product MNRYPLWKYIVILVALAIGVLYTLPNLFGETPAVQISSVKATVKVDPSTLSRAEDALKAQNIAYNGAVFDNTGNNPSVRIRFSDTDTQLRAKDLLQASLNTDATDPTYVVALNLLSASPEWLSRIHALPMYLGLDLRGGVHFLLQVDMAGAITKRLDAAAADARTLLRDKNIRHNGVTRTDTGIEAAFSSQDDADRARAALTDGLPDLSYTTQAGPNGTFKVVGAFTEAARRAVQDNAVKQNIVTLHNRVNELGVAEPVIQQEGPDRIVVQLPGVQDTAKAKDIIGRTATLEARLADPDAPRLVSADTPVPPQDELFLHGNGAPVLLKRQVIFSGDRITSASAGFDDHQQPSVNIKLDAAGGRVLRDVSRDNIGKPMAIVLFEKGKGEVLTVANIRSELGQSFQITGMGSAQGANDLALLLRAGSLAAPMEIIEERTIGPSLGADNVQKGVNSVLYGLIAIAVFMMMYYMLFGVFSVIALLFNLLLLVAVLSMMQATLTLPGIAAIALTLGMAIDANVLINERIREELRAGASAQKAISLGFEHAWATIVDSNVTTLIAGLALLAFGSGPVRAFAVVHCLGILTSMFSAVFFSRGLVNLWYGSRRKLKTLAIGQVWRPDGATNAPDAGEQ from the coding sequence ATGAATCGCTATCCTCTCTGGAAATACATCGTCATTCTGGTGGCACTTGCCATCGGGGTGCTCTACACACTGCCGAACCTGTTCGGTGAAACGCCGGCGGTACAGATTTCCAGCGTCAAGGCGACCGTGAAGGTCGATCCCTCGACGCTTTCGCGTGCCGAAGACGCGCTCAAGGCACAGAACATCGCCTATAACGGCGCCGTGTTCGACAATACGGGCAACAACCCGAGCGTGCGCATTCGCTTCTCCGACACCGACACGCAGCTTCGCGCCAAGGATCTTCTCCAGGCGTCGCTCAATACCGACGCGACCGATCCAACCTACGTCGTCGCGCTCAATCTGCTTTCGGCGTCGCCGGAGTGGCTCTCCCGAATCCACGCGCTGCCGATGTACCTCGGCCTCGATTTGCGCGGCGGGGTCCACTTCCTGCTGCAAGTCGACATGGCCGGCGCTATCACGAAGCGTCTGGATGCCGCCGCTGCCGACGCCCGCACACTGCTGCGCGACAAGAACATCCGCCACAACGGGGTGACACGCACGGACACCGGCATCGAAGCTGCCTTCAGCAGCCAGGACGACGCAGACCGTGCCCGCGCAGCCCTCACCGACGGCCTGCCCGACCTCTCCTACACCACGCAAGCCGGCCCGAACGGCACGTTCAAGGTGGTGGGTGCGTTCACGGAAGCGGCACGCCGCGCCGTGCAGGACAACGCCGTCAAGCAGAATATCGTCACGCTGCATAACCGGGTGAACGAACTCGGCGTGGCCGAACCGGTGATTCAGCAGGAAGGTCCGGACCGTATCGTCGTGCAGTTGCCGGGCGTGCAAGACACTGCCAAGGCGAAGGACATCATCGGCCGCACCGCAACGCTCGAAGCACGTCTGGCCGATCCCGATGCACCGCGTCTGGTGTCCGCCGACACGCCGGTGCCGCCGCAGGACGAACTGTTCCTGCACGGCAATGGCGCACCGGTGTTGCTCAAGCGTCAGGTGATTTTCAGCGGCGACCGCATTACGAGCGCGTCGGCCGGTTTCGACGATCACCAGCAGCCCTCGGTGAACATCAAGCTCGACGCCGCAGGCGGCCGCGTGTTGCGTGACGTCTCGCGCGACAACATCGGCAAGCCGATGGCCATCGTGCTGTTCGAGAAGGGCAAGGGCGAAGTGCTGACGGTGGCGAACATCCGCAGCGAACTGGGCCAGAGCTTCCAGATCACCGGCATGGGCTCGGCGCAGGGCGCCAACGATCTGGCGCTGCTGCTGCGCGCCGGTTCGCTGGCGGCCCCGATGGAGATCATCGAAGAACGTACGATCGGCCCGAGCCTCGGTGCCGATAACGTGCAAAAGGGTGTGAACTCGGTGCTGTACGGCCTGATCGCCATTGCCGTGTTCATGATGATGTACTACATGCTGTTCGGCGTGTTCTCGGTCATCGCCCTGCTGTTCAACCTGCTGCTGCTCGTGGCCGTGCTCTCGATGATGCAGGCCACGCTCACGCTGCCCGGTATTGCCGCTATCGCGCTCACGCTCGGTATGGCCATCGACGCCAACGTGCTGATCAACGAACGTATCCGCGAGGAGTTGCGCGCGGGCGCCTCGGCCCAGAAAGCAATTTCGCTGGGCTTCGAGCACGCGTGGGCAACGATCGTGGACTCGAACGTGACCACGCTCATCGCCGGTCTGGCGTTGCTGGCGTTCGGTTCGGGCCCGGTGCGCGCATTCGCTGTGGTGCACTGCCTGGGTATCCTGACATCGATGTTCTCGGCCGTGTTCTTCTCGCGCGGTCTGGTCAACCTGTGGTACGGCAGCCGTCGCAAGCTCAAGACGCTGGCGATCGGTCAGGTCTGGCGCCCGGACGGTGCGACGAACGCACCCGACGCAGGCGAGCAATAA
- the secF gene encoding protein translocase subunit SecF, giving the protein MEFFRIKKDVPFMRHALIFNVISALTFVAAVFFLLTRGLHLSIEFTGGTVMEVAYSQAADLEKIRGEVGKLGYRDVQVQSFGTSRDVMIRLPIQTASDGKQVTSAQQSDAVMTALKADAPDVQLRRVEFVGPQIGHELFTDGLLALTFVVVGIIIYLSFRFEWKFAVAGVIANLHDVVIILGFFAYFQWEFSLAVLAGVLAVLGYSVNESVVIFDRIRETFRKMRKATVQEVIDHAITTTMSRTIITHASTEMMVLSMFFFGGQTLHYFALALTVGILFGIYSSVFVAAALAMWLGVKREDLIKHSNKDEEEGIDRNDPNFGARV; this is encoded by the coding sequence ATGGAATTTTTCCGCATCAAGAAAGACGTGCCGTTCATGCGGCATGCCCTGATCTTCAACGTTATTTCGGCGCTCACGTTTGTGGCGGCGGTGTTCTTCCTGCTCACGCGGGGCCTGCACCTGTCGATCGAGTTCACCGGCGGTACGGTCATGGAAGTGGCCTATTCGCAGGCGGCCGATCTCGAGAAGATCCGGGGCGAAGTCGGCAAGCTCGGCTATCGCGACGTGCAGGTGCAAAGCTTCGGCACCTCGCGCGACGTGATGATCCGCCTGCCGATTCAGACCGCTTCCGACGGCAAGCAAGTCACCAGCGCGCAGCAGAGCGACGCCGTGATGACCGCCCTGAAAGCCGACGCCCCCGACGTGCAGTTGCGTCGCGTGGAATTCGTCGGTCCGCAGATCGGCCACGAGTTGTTCACGGACGGTCTGCTGGCGCTGACCTTCGTGGTCGTCGGCATCATCATTTATCTGTCGTTCCGCTTCGAATGGAAATTCGCGGTGGCCGGCGTGATCGCCAACCTGCACGACGTGGTGATCATTCTCGGCTTCTTCGCGTACTTCCAGTGGGAGTTCTCGCTGGCGGTGCTGGCGGGGGTGCTGGCGGTGCTGGGCTACTCGGTGAACGAATCGGTCGTTATCTTCGACCGGATTCGCGAGACCTTCCGCAAGATGCGCAAGGCGACCGTGCAAGAAGTCATCGATCACGCGATTACGACCACCATGTCGCGTACTATCATCACGCACGCGAGTACGGAAATGATGGTGCTGTCGATGTTCTTCTTCGGTGGCCAGACGCTGCATTACTTCGCGCTCGCCCTGACCGTGGGTATTCTGTTCGGTATCTACTCGTCGGTGTTCGTGGCCGCCGCGCTTGCGATGTGGCTCGGCGTGAAGCGTGAAGACCTCATCAAGCACAGCAACAAGGACGAAGAAGAAGGCATCGATCGCAACGATCCGAACTTCGGCGCACGGGTCTGA
- a CDS encoding cytochrome b/b6 domain-containing protein: MKPIRVWDLPTRLFHWSFVVLAVAAYVTAKTGGNAMVYHFWCGYAVLALLLFRLVWGVAGPRYARFSAFVTGPRAFLRSLRNAPDTDTRFAGHTPLGGLSVIAMLLCFGIQVVLGLFSNDDIFNDGPLVKFIDKDTSDMLTGWHLRNQWVLVALVALHVLAILYYRIARKKDLIKPMIVGDKRLPAPAHPARDDWRVRAGALVLIVLASALVYRIVHLTPAVASLPSY; encoded by the coding sequence ATGAAGCCGATCCGCGTCTGGGACCTGCCCACTCGTCTGTTCCACTGGTCATTCGTCGTGCTCGCGGTCGCCGCCTATGTCACCGCCAAGACCGGCGGCAATGCCATGGTCTATCACTTCTGGTGCGGCTATGCGGTGCTCGCGCTGCTGCTCTTCCGGCTGGTGTGGGGCGTCGCCGGGCCGCGCTACGCGCGTTTCAGCGCATTCGTCACGGGTCCTCGGGCGTTCCTCCGGTCGTTACGCAACGCGCCGGACACCGATACCCGCTTCGCGGGTCATACCCCTCTGGGAGGTCTGTCGGTGATCGCGATGCTGCTGTGCTTCGGCATTCAGGTCGTACTCGGCCTGTTCTCGAACGACGACATCTTCAACGACGGCCCCCTCGTCAAATTCATCGACAAGGATACGAGCGATATGCTCACCGGCTGGCATTTGCGCAACCAATGGGTATTGGTGGCGCTGGTGGCGTTGCATGTGCTTGCGATCCTCTACTACCGCATTGCGCGCAAGAAGGACCTGATCAAGCCGATGATCGTGGGCGACAAGCGGCTGCCCGCCCCCGCGCATCCGGCACGCGACGACTGGCGGGTACGAGCGGGTGCGCTGGTGCTGATCGTGCTGGCGTCGGCGCTGGTGTACCGGATCGTGCACCTGACACCGGCCGTCGCGTCGCTGCCGTCTTATTGA
- a CDS encoding c-type cytochrome, which produces MKLTFAVAALAAAMVPALAQAQFAKPDDAVEYRQSALFLLGNHFGRIGAVVKGDAPFNKDDVAKNAELVATLSKLPWPAFEGGQTTAKSKAKPEVFSDKAKFQQAAEKMETAVAKLNTVAKGGDLASIKTAFGEAAQTCKSCHDNFRAK; this is translated from the coding sequence ATGAAGCTCACTTTCGCCGTTGCAGCCCTTGCCGCCGCCATGGTCCCGGCCCTTGCCCAAGCGCAGTTCGCCAAGCCCGACGATGCTGTTGAGTATCGTCAGTCGGCGCTCTTCCTGCTCGGCAATCACTTTGGCCGTATCGGCGCCGTCGTGAAGGGCGACGCCCCATTCAACAAGGACGACGTGGCGAAGAACGCCGAACTCGTCGCCACGCTGTCGAAGCTGCCGTGGCCGGCGTTCGAAGGCGGCCAGACTACCGCCAAGAGCAAGGCCAAGCCGGAAGTCTTCTCCGACAAGGCAAAGTTCCAGCAAGCCGCCGAGAAGATGGAAACGGCGGTGGCAAAGCTCAACACCGTGGCCAAGGGCGGCGATCTTGCGTCAATCAAGACGGCGTTCGGCGAAGCTGCGCAAACGTGCAAGAGCTGCCACGATAACTTCCGCGCGAAGTAA